A single genomic interval of Rosistilla ulvae harbors:
- a CDS encoding HAD-IIB family hydrolase, whose protein sequence is MAAIIQTGHEFQLTTTHQDDMSLLEKENHLKITLISLHGLIRVKDSELGRDADTGGQVKYVLELARELAAQPHVREVEVLTRQILDPKVDPCYGQLEEQIADNAKLIRIPFGPKRYLKKEGLWPYLELFIDQTLVHFRRHGLPDIIHGHYADAGMAGAQLARLLHIPFVFTGHSLGRVKRQRLSLGKTSEETLERRYKFGLRTEAEEMALETASMVVTSTSQEVEQQYSLYHHYVPERMEVIPPGVDLGQFSPPGEDWQSPEIADELGRFLRDPDKPMILTMARPDERKNLEKLVEVYGRSEELQETANLVMLMGTRDDLDDLPRGQRQVIDNVLRLIDHYDLYGKVAYPKSHVPCDVPELYRLATVGKGVFINPALTEPFGLTLLEAGATGLPIVATNDGGPRDIIANCENGLLVDPMDGDAIEKALLRVLTEPEQWHTWSQAGIEGTRKHYSWGNHARRYLRDLSDILEHSAKPALVHRPRARRIPEFDRLLITDLDNSLTGDNEALQELVEVIRQHDNIGFGIATGRHLNSAMELIEELGLPRPDLMDTDVGTQLHYGPKLTPDRTWQKQIGYAWQPEEIHKALDSLPGFYRQTDDHQSEYKVSYEIDPESSPSVTEIKKRLREAGLRAKVVLSLGMYLDIIPVRGGSDLSMRHLLWKWGFSPEHVLVAGDSGNDAGMLLGRTLGVVVGNHGPELERLRNRPRIYFAEGKNARGILEGIEYYNFLENIVIPNDRIES, encoded by the coding sequence ATGGCTGCAATCATTCAAACCGGACACGAATTTCAACTCACAACCACGCATCAGGACGATATGAGTCTGCTTGAGAAAGAGAATCACCTAAAAATTACTCTGATCAGCCTACATGGGCTGATCCGCGTCAAGGATTCCGAGTTGGGACGCGACGCGGATACCGGCGGACAAGTGAAATACGTTTTGGAGTTGGCCCGCGAACTGGCGGCGCAACCGCATGTTCGCGAAGTCGAAGTGCTGACACGCCAGATCTTGGATCCCAAGGTCGACCCCTGTTACGGCCAGTTGGAGGAGCAGATCGCGGATAACGCCAAACTGATCCGAATCCCATTTGGTCCCAAGCGCTATCTGAAGAAAGAGGGGTTGTGGCCCTACCTGGAATTGTTCATCGACCAGACGCTGGTCCATTTTCGCCGCCATGGATTGCCCGATATCATCCACGGCCACTATGCCGACGCGGGGATGGCTGGGGCGCAATTGGCTCGCTTGCTGCATATCCCGTTCGTCTTTACCGGGCATTCGCTGGGCCGAGTGAAACGCCAACGGTTGTCGTTGGGGAAGACCAGCGAAGAGACGTTGGAGCGACGCTATAAATTTGGGTTGCGAACCGAGGCAGAAGAGATGGCCTTGGAGACCGCTTCGATGGTCGTCACCAGCACCAGCCAAGAGGTCGAACAGCAGTATTCGCTGTATCACCATTATGTTCCCGAGCGGATGGAGGTGATTCCGCCGGGAGTCGATTTGGGGCAATTCTCCCCCCCCGGCGAAGACTGGCAGTCGCCGGAAATCGCCGACGAACTGGGGCGTTTTCTTCGCGATCCGGACAAACCGATGATCCTGACGATGGCGCGTCCCGATGAACGCAAGAACCTTGAGAAATTGGTCGAGGTGTACGGTCGCAGCGAGGAATTGCAAGAGACTGCGAACCTTGTGATGTTGATGGGAACTCGCGATGATCTCGACGATCTGCCCCGCGGCCAACGTCAGGTGATCGATAACGTGTTGCGTTTGATCGATCACTATGACCTGTACGGCAAGGTCGCCTATCCCAAGTCGCATGTGCCCTGCGACGTGCCGGAGTTGTACCGATTGGCGACGGTCGGCAAAGGGGTGTTCATTAATCCGGCGCTGACGGAGCCTTTTGGTTTGACGTTGCTCGAAGCAGGGGCGACGGGGTTGCCGATCGTGGCAACCAACGATGGCGGCCCGCGCGATATCATCGCGAACTGTGAAAACGGTCTGTTGGTCGATCCGATGGATGGCGATGCGATCGAGAAGGCGCTGTTGCGTGTCCTGACCGAACCGGAGCAGTGGCATACATGGTCGCAAGCCGGGATCGAAGGCACGCGAAAGCATTACTCGTGGGGCAACCACGCGCGTCGCTACTTGCGTGATTTAAGTGACATCCTGGAGCACTCGGCCAAACCGGCGTTGGTGCATCGCCCGCGTGCCCGCCGAATCCCCGAATTCGATCGGTTGTTGATCACTGATTTGGATAATTCGTTGACTGGCGACAACGAAGCGCTTCAAGAGTTGGTCGAAGTGATTCGTCAGCACGATAACATTGGGTTTGGGATTGCCACCGGTCGCCATTTGAATAGTGCGATGGAGTTGATCGAAGAGTTGGGGTTGCCACGCCCCGATCTAATGGATACCGATGTCGGGACCCAATTGCATTATGGCCCCAAGTTGACGCCTGATCGAACCTGGCAGAAGCAGATCGGTTACGCATGGCAGCCGGAAGAAATTCACAAGGCATTGGACTCTTTGCCCGGTTTTTACCGGCAAACCGATGACCACCAATCCGAATACAAAGTCAGTTATGAGATCGATCCCGAGTCCTCGCCGTCGGTGACCGAGATCAAAAAGAGGCTTCGCGAGGCGGGCTTGCGTGCTAAAGTTGTGCTGTCATTGGGGATGTATTTAGACATCATCCCGGTTCGCGGCGGCAGCGACCTTTCGATGCGCCATCTGCTTTGGAAATGGGGCTTTTCGCCGGAACATGTGCTTGTCGCCGGCGATTCGGGCAATGATGCGGGCATGCTGTTGGGGCGAACGTTGGGTGTTGTGGTGGGGAATCATGGCCCCGAACTGGAGCGTTTGCGAAACCGACCGCGGATTTATTTCGCGGAAGGGAAGAACGCACGCGGTATCCTTGAAGGCATCGAGTACTACAACTTCCTAGAGAACATCGTCATCCCG
- the egtD gene encoding L-histidine N(alpha)-methyltransferase: protein MQPIKPSPLPQSKLGTATADENEAEFRQDVLTGLSKKQKQLHCKYFYDERGSQLFDQICQLDSYYPTRTESQIMVDNADAIGQRIGSGAVLVEYGSGSSTKTRHLLDHLENQIAYIPVDISEDHLLSTAETLRSDYPHIDIHPIVADFTQGFELPEAYRSSPITVYFPGSTIGNLEPSAAVQLLGMISRQCDSHGGLLIGVDLDKDPQVLLDAYDDELGVTAAFNLNLLHRINRQLDADFQVDHFKHVAIYNAQQSRIEIYIESCIEQRVAIGETAFVFQRGERILTEYSHKYDVGGFAALAAQAGLSVDEVWTDPATYFAVMHFSAV from the coding sequence ATGCAACCAATCAAACCATCCCCGTTGCCGCAGTCGAAGTTGGGGACGGCAACCGCCGACGAAAACGAGGCGGAGTTTCGGCAAGATGTCCTGACCGGACTGTCAAAAAAACAGAAACAACTGCACTGTAAATATTTCTACGACGAGCGTGGATCGCAGTTGTTCGATCAGATCTGTCAGCTCGACAGTTATTATCCGACGCGGACCGAATCGCAGATCATGGTCGACAACGCCGATGCGATCGGACAACGTATCGGATCTGGTGCGGTCTTGGTCGAATATGGCAGCGGCAGCAGCACCAAGACGCGGCATCTGTTGGACCATTTGGAAAATCAGATCGCCTACATTCCTGTCGACATCTCCGAGGACCACTTGTTGTCGACGGCGGAAACGCTGAGGTCCGATTACCCGCATATCGACATCCACCCGATCGTCGCTGATTTTACACAAGGGTTTGAATTGCCCGAGGCGTATCGATCGTCGCCGATCACCGTCTATTTTCCTGGATCGACGATCGGCAATCTGGAGCCCTCCGCGGCGGTCCAGTTGTTGGGCATGATTTCGCGTCAATGCGATTCGCATGGCGGTTTGTTGATCGGGGTCGATCTGGATAAGGATCCGCAGGTTCTATTGGACGCCTACGACGACGAACTGGGGGTGACAGCAGCGTTTAATCTGAACCTGCTGCATCGCATCAATCGCCAGTTGGACGCCGATTTTCAGGTCGATCATTTCAAACATGTTGCGATCTACAATGCCCAGCAATCTCGGATCGAGATCTACATTGAAAGCTGTATCGAGCAAAGGGTTGCGATCGGTGAGACAGCATTCGTGTTCCAACGCGGTGAACGGATTCTTACCGAATATTCGCACAAGTACGATGTCGGCGGCTTTGCGGCGTTGGCCGCCCAGGCTGGATTGAGCGTCGATGAAGTCTGGACCGATCCGGCGACCTATTTTGCCGTGATGCATTTTAGCGCGGTGTGA
- a CDS encoding SGNH/GDSL hydrolase family protein — protein MSFAKSITSIHRFTALAVCLSTLLSAMPSAAAEQPEYAAVTAELVRPRDGLGNVLAKLREGKPVKIGYLGGSITAAAGWRVKTRQWFADEFPEAKVEEIHAAIGGTGSDLGVFRVGRDALQHKPDLLFVEFAVNDGGAAPEQIWKAMEGIVRQTWADNPRTDICFVYTYRVGYEGDLEKGLCPRAASAMEMLADHYGIPSINFAMKVVELQQAGKLIYKSAEPTEPGVVRFSSDGVHPLDEGHQIYADVVADAVRLIGETSAPIDHAAKLKTPFVEDHWQAAKMVPITAEMLSPQWEQLPADATLAKRFGNRMGTLFEATQPGSKLTFKFRGSTAKLYDLLGPDGGQVIITVDGKKQPKPRPRFDSYCTYHRIATLTVAGGLDPAEVHTVTVEVDSEQPDRQSVAFRLKDPETELKQPKYQGTNIRVGQILVLGDVVP, from the coding sequence ATGAGCTTTGCGAAATCGATAACTTCAATCCACCGATTCACCGCGTTGGCGGTCTGTCTGTCGACGCTGCTGTCGGCGATGCCATCCGCCGCGGCGGAACAGCCCGAATACGCGGCGGTGACCGCGGAATTGGTTCGCCCACGCGATGGGTTGGGTAATGTGTTGGCCAAGTTGCGCGAAGGGAAGCCGGTAAAAATCGGCTACCTTGGCGGTTCCATTACCGCCGCGGCGGGATGGCGTGTGAAGACGCGACAATGGTTCGCCGACGAATTCCCCGAGGCGAAGGTCGAAGAGATTCACGCTGCGATTGGCGGAACGGGAAGCGATCTTGGGGTGTTCCGCGTCGGTCGCGATGCGCTACAACACAAGCCCGACCTGTTGTTCGTCGAATTTGCTGTCAACGATGGTGGTGCGGCCCCCGAACAGATCTGGAAAGCGATGGAGGGAATCGTGCGTCAGACCTGGGCCGATAATCCCCGCACCGACATCTGTTTTGTCTACACGTACCGCGTCGGTTATGAAGGCGATCTGGAAAAGGGACTTTGCCCACGTGCAGCTTCGGCAATGGAGATGTTGGCCGATCACTACGGGATCCCATCGATCAACTTTGCGATGAAAGTTGTCGAACTGCAGCAGGCGGGCAAGCTGATTTACAAGTCGGCCGAGCCAACCGAGCCGGGCGTTGTGCGGTTCTCTAGCGACGGTGTCCATCCGTTGGACGAGGGGCATCAGATTTACGCTGATGTGGTCGCCGACGCGGTTCGCCTGATCGGCGAGACGTCGGCACCGATCGACCACGCCGCCAAGTTGAAGACACCATTTGTCGAAGATCATTGGCAAGCTGCGAAAATGGTCCCGATCACTGCGGAAATGCTCTCGCCCCAATGGGAGCAATTGCCCGCCGATGCTACGCTGGCCAAGCGATTTGGCAATCGCATGGGAACCTTGTTCGAAGCGACCCAACCTGGCAGCAAATTGACATTCAAGTTCCGTGGATCGACCGCCAAACTGTACGATCTACTGGGGCCCGATGGCGGCCAAGTCATCATCACCGTCGACGGCAAGAAGCAGCCTAAACCGCGGCCGCGATTCGACAGCTACTGCACCTACCATCGGATCGCTACGCTGACCGTTGCTGGTGGGTTGGACCCGGCGGAAGTTCACACCGTGACGGTTGAAGTCGATTCGGAACAGCCCGATCGGCAGAGTGTTGCGTTTCGGTTGAAGGATCCCGAGACCGAACTGAAGCAACCAAAGTACCAAGGGACCAACATCCGTGTTGGGCAGATCCTGGTGCTGGGAGATGTCGTTCCTTAG
- a CDS encoding right-handed parallel beta-helix repeat-containing protein codes for MFLATRKFSKKSSYLFAASLLVDCPFVGDTTRRWALGLMFGWVALLFSPAQGWAIDLHVAANAQPGGNGSQAKPFKSLTEARDRIRAARKSGQLKPDQAVNVLVGPGTYRIEHSFKLTAEDSGSAAAPVVYRAIQPGTALISGGLTIPSDSFVAVSDPEIRERLDESVRDKVRVADLTSMFPKEISQWKTSFRGTPGGPWLYVDEQPMTLARWPNLDAENEGWADFSKAIDSGLADPDSEDPARRKARPGAFEFRDPRPTRWNLDEGVWLLGFWTHDWSDEVIRIGAYDAEKQVIRLAAPHNYGIMAGTWGGSKRRFFAFNVLEELDAPGEWYLDRKGRQLYYYPAETASSSSIVLATLPQSLVRMENAHHIKIEGLRFEYGIADGISLKETTAVEFAGCTVANVSRGGISINGTENTIRSCDLYNLGTAGISVRGGDRKTLTPAKNLVVNSHIHDYGKFQRSYAAGISVKGCGQIVRNNLIHDAPHNAILYGGNEHLMERNEIYRVVMETGDSGAFYTGRDWTSQGNVLRHNYIHDLGGGDSKHVNTMGVYLDDCDSGDTIEGNVFVRAGRAIMIGGGRDNRVVNNLVIDCPIGLHLDSRGMTWKQWNNPKYAGWNLEEKAEAMNYRNPPWSDRYPSLAVIMDDSPRQPLHNAILRNVFVDCSKQVGSFSGGVMKLLDKLDIADNLAVNTTGAAKGIASTKDIQGFTNIAGSTENPVQVGGSELSDGSFTRLKDARLTEALSSFEEIPFDKIGLFQDNYRHTLPVK; via the coding sequence ATGTTTTTAGCAACTCGGAAGTTTTCAAAAAAATCAAGTTATCTTTTTGCTGCCTCTCTTCTCGTCGATTGCCCATTTGTTGGGGATACGACGCGGCGTTGGGCCCTCGGTCTGATGTTCGGCTGGGTCGCGCTGCTGTTCTCCCCGGCGCAAGGGTGGGCGATCGATCTACATGTCGCCGCCAATGCACAGCCCGGAGGCAACGGCAGTCAGGCGAAGCCGTTTAAATCGCTTACCGAAGCTCGCGACCGGATTCGTGCAGCGCGGAAATCGGGACAACTGAAACCCGACCAAGCAGTGAACGTTCTGGTCGGGCCAGGGACCTATCGGATCGAGCATTCGTTTAAATTGACCGCCGAGGACAGTGGCAGCGCCGCCGCACCGGTCGTCTATCGCGCGATCCAGCCCGGAACCGCACTGATCAGCGGTGGGCTGACGATCCCTTCGGACAGTTTTGTCGCGGTGTCGGATCCCGAGATTCGGGAACGTTTGGACGAGAGTGTCCGCGATAAGGTGCGCGTCGCCGATTTAACGTCGATGTTTCCTAAAGAGATCTCTCAATGGAAAACGTCGTTTCGCGGAACGCCTGGCGGACCGTGGTTGTATGTCGATGAACAGCCGATGACGCTCGCCCGTTGGCCCAATTTGGACGCCGAAAACGAGGGCTGGGCAGATTTTTCCAAGGCGATCGATTCGGGGTTGGCCGATCCCGATTCGGAGGATCCGGCGCGGCGTAAAGCGCGACCGGGGGCTTTTGAATTTAGGGACCCACGGCCGACGCGCTGGAACCTGGACGAAGGCGTTTGGCTGTTGGGGTTCTGGACGCACGACTGGTCCGACGAAGTGATTCGTATCGGCGCGTACGATGCGGAAAAACAAGTGATCCGACTGGCGGCACCGCACAACTATGGAATCATGGCCGGCACCTGGGGCGGATCGAAACGCCGCTTCTTCGCCTTCAACGTCTTAGAGGAGTTGGACGCCCCGGGCGAATGGTATTTGGATCGCAAGGGTCGCCAGTTGTACTACTATCCGGCGGAGACGGCGTCATCGTCATCGATCGTGTTGGCGACGCTGCCCCAATCGTTGGTCCGCATGGAAAACGCACACCACATCAAGATCGAAGGCTTGCGGTTTGAGTATGGCATCGCCGACGGGATCTCTTTGAAAGAGACAACCGCGGTTGAATTCGCCGGGTGCACGGTCGCCAACGTGTCGCGTGGTGGCATCTCGATCAACGGAACCGAAAACACGATCCGATCCTGCGATCTGTACAATCTGGGGACAGCGGGGATCTCGGTCCGCGGTGGCGATCGCAAGACGCTCACGCCAGCCAAGAACTTGGTGGTCAACAGCCACATCCATGACTACGGCAAATTTCAACGCAGCTATGCGGCGGGGATCAGCGTGAAGGGATGCGGACAGATCGTTCGAAATAACTTGATTCATGACGCCCCGCATAACGCGATCTTGTACGGTGGCAACGAGCATTTGATGGAACGCAACGAGATCTATCGCGTGGTGATGGAGACGGGCGATTCGGGGGCGTTTTACACCGGCCGCGACTGGACCAGCCAAGGGAATGTCCTGCGACACAACTACATCCACGACCTGGGTGGTGGCGATTCGAAGCACGTCAACACGATGGGAGTCTATCTGGACGATTGCGACAGCGGCGACACGATCGAAGGGAACGTCTTTGTTCGCGCTGGTCGAGCGATCATGATCGGCGGCGGCCGCGATAATCGCGTGGTCAATAATCTCGTGATCGATTGCCCGATCGGATTGCATCTCGATTCGCGCGGCATGACTTGGAAGCAGTGGAACAACCCGAAGTATGCCGGTTGGAATCTGGAAGAGAAAGCTGAAGCGATGAATTATCGCAATCCGCCGTGGAGCGATCGCTATCCAAGTCTGGCGGTGATCATGGACGATTCCCCTCGCCAGCCGCTGCACAATGCGATTCTCCGCAACGTGTTTGTCGATTGCTCGAAACAGGTCGGCAGTTTTAGCGGCGGCGTGATGAAGTTGTTGGACAAACTGGATATCGCCGACAACTTGGCGGTTAATACCACCGGTGCCGCCAAAGGGATCGCATCGACGAAGGATATCCAAGGTTTCACCAACATCGCCGGAAGCACCGAAAATCCGGTGCAGGTCGGTGGCAGCGAATTGTCGGACGGATCGTTCACCCGGCTGAAGGACGCTCGTTTAACCGAAGCCTTGTCATCGTTTGAAGAAATTCCGTTTGACAAAATCGGACTCTTTCAAGACAACTATCGCCACACCCTACCTGTAAAATAA
- a CDS encoding serine/threonine protein kinase: MASVSESIHVAQTLDGPVETVSKPKVALQPAPQLVTGSGVGLSAETEAVLTDRLRAAGLIMFAGLAIFLVRRLFAINTIDTPLEWVALGMHAIATAICGTIGFRLCMKCPKALAHGRLIELLLFGSTALYFLVLGYAFLLHGARNGFIAPIAPMWIILIFTYALLIPNTWQRAAIVNSIFATMGFGTWFYVYQTCPFFHALTAGNPEIRPGTLEVGLILGIAAITATWGVYTIGRLRRQAFEARQLGQYRLKQMLGSGGMGEVYLAEHMMLKRPCAIKLIRPEKAGDQLAIERFEREVQLTARLTHWNTVEIFDYGHAADGTFYYVMEYLPGLTMEQVVKMHGPMPASRIAFLLSQVCDALVEAHGESLVHRDVKPANIFVAHRGGVSDVAKLLDFGLVKPMTTASDSMDLTRDGTVTGSPLYLSPEQALGDTPDHRSDIYSLGAVAYFLLTGQPPFQGGTPMKILLAQANQQPVPPSEIVDDVPPDLEEIILRCLQKDRGDRFENVQELGDALRQCSVGETWDRDQAKRWWQCNGCPDKKKLDDDVLNLVCV, translated from the coding sequence ATGGCTAGCGTATCTGAATCGATTCATGTCGCGCAAACGCTCGACGGCCCTGTCGAAACGGTCTCGAAACCCAAGGTCGCTCTCCAACCTGCCCCTCAATTGGTGACGGGCAGCGGTGTCGGCCTGAGCGCTGAGACCGAGGCGGTGCTAACCGATCGGTTGCGTGCCGCCGGGCTGATCATGTTCGCTGGGTTGGCGATTTTCCTGGTTCGTCGTCTTTTCGCAATCAACACGATCGACACCCCACTGGAATGGGTTGCGTTGGGAATGCACGCGATCGCGACGGCGATCTGCGGAACGATTGGTTTCAGATTGTGCATGAAATGCCCCAAAGCCTTGGCACATGGCCGCCTAATCGAATTGCTGCTGTTCGGTTCGACCGCACTCTATTTTCTGGTGCTGGGTTATGCGTTTTTGCTGCACGGGGCACGAAACGGTTTCATCGCTCCCATCGCGCCGATGTGGATCATTTTGATCTTCACGTATGCGTTGCTGATTCCCAACACGTGGCAACGGGCCGCGATCGTCAACAGCATCTTTGCCACGATGGGCTTTGGCACCTGGTTCTACGTCTACCAAACCTGCCCCTTCTTCCATGCATTGACCGCAGGAAACCCGGAGATCCGCCCCGGCACGCTGGAGGTCGGGTTGATCCTTGGCATCGCCGCGATCACAGCGACGTGGGGCGTCTATACGATCGGTCGGCTGCGCCGCCAAGCGTTCGAAGCGCGGCAACTGGGGCAATACCGGCTAAAGCAAATGTTAGGATCTGGCGGAATGGGAGAGGTCTACTTGGCCGAGCACATGATGCTCAAGCGACCTTGCGCTATCAAACTGATCCGTCCTGAAAAAGCGGGCGATCAATTGGCGATCGAACGCTTTGAACGCGAGGTGCAACTGACCGCCCGGCTGACCCATTGGAACACCGTCGAGATCTTTGACTACGGTCACGCCGCCGACGGAACGTTTTATTACGTAATGGAGTACCTGCCCGGACTGACGATGGAGCAGGTGGTCAAGATGCACGGGCCGATGCCCGCGTCGCGAATCGCGTTCCTGTTGAGCCAGGTATGCGATGCGTTGGTCGAAGCCCATGGCGAATCGTTGGTACATCGCGATGTCAAACCGGCGAACATCTTCGTCGCGCATCGCGGAGGCGTTTCGGACGTCGCGAAACTGCTCGACTTTGGCTTGGTCAAACCGATGACAACCGCCAGCGACAGCATGGACCTGACTCGCGACGGTACGGTGACCGGTTCGCCGCTGTACCTCTCTCCCGAACAAGCCTTGGGGGACACGCCGGACCATCGATCGGATATCTATTCGCTTGGCGCGGTCGCCTATTTTCTGTTGACGGGGCAACCGCCATTCCAAGGTGGCACGCCGATGAAAATCTTGCTGGCCCAAGCGAACCAACAACCGGTCCCGCCGTCGGAAATTGTCGACGACGTGCCACCGGACCTGGAAGAGATCATCCTGCGATGCCTGCAAAAGGATCGCGGCGACCGCTTTGAGAACGTGCAAGAATTGGGCGACGCGCTGCGGCAGTGCAGTGTTGGTGAGACGTGGGACCGCGACCAGGCCAAGCGTTGGTGGCAATGCAACGGATGTCCCGACAAAAAGAAACTCGACGACGATGTCCTGAATTTGGTTTGCGTCTGA